The Populus trichocarpa isolate Nisqually-1 chromosome 2, P.trichocarpa_v4.1, whole genome shotgun sequence genome has a window encoding:
- the LOC7497227 gene encoding exocyst complex component SEC10b, with product MKDSIDGIRSNRNSKSSSVASLPLILDIDDFKGDFSFDALFGNLVNDLLPSFQDEEADSADGVGGSDVIATGHARAPSDAAKLAQGLSSPLFPEVDSLLSLFRDSCRELIDLRKQIDGRLYNLKKEVSVQDSKHRKTLAELEKGVDGLFDSFARLDTRISSVGQTAAKIGDHLQSADAQRETASQTIELIKYMMEFNGSPGDLMELSPLFSDDSRVAEAASIAQKLRSFAEEDIGRQDLTVTSVMGNATASRGLEVAVTNLQDYCNELENRLLARFDAASQKRELSTMAECAKFLSQFNRGTSAMQHYVATRPMFIDVEVMNADSRLVLGDQGSQASPSNVARGLSSLFKEITDTVRKEAATIMAVFPSPNDVMSILVQRVLEQRVTALLDKLLVKPSLVNLPPMEEGGLLLYLRMLAVAYEKTQELARDLRAVGCGDLDVEGLTESLFSSHKDEYPEHEQASLRQLYQAKMEELRAESQQPSESTGTIGRSKGASAASSHQQISVTVVTEFVRWNEEAISRCTLFSSLPATLAANVKAVFTCLLDQVGQYITEGLERARDGLTEAATLRERFVLGTSVSRRVAAAAASAAEAAAAAGESSFRSFMVAVQRCGSSVAIVQQCFANSISRLLLPVDGAHAASCEEMATAMSTAEAAAYKGLQQCIETVMAEVERLLPAEQKATDYRSPDDGMAPDHRPTNACTKVVAYLSRVLEAAFTALEGLNKQAFLTELGNRLHKGLLNHWQKFTFNPSGGLRLKRDITEYGEFVRSFNAPSVDEKFELLGIMANVFIVAPESLSTLFEGTPSIRKDAQRFIQLREDYKSAKLASRLGSLVDKL from the exons AGATTCAGCTGATGGTGTCGGTGGGAGTGATGTTATAGCAACTGGACATGCAAGAGCCCCATCTGATGCAGCAAAATTGGCGCAAGGCTTGTCTTCTCCCTTATTTCCTGAAGTGGATAGTCTTTTGTCTTTGTTTCGGGATTCTTGTAGGGAGTTGATAGACCTCCGAAAACAG ATTGATGGAAGGCTCTACAATCTCAAGAAGGAGGTTTCTGTCCAAGATTCCAAGCACCGTAAAACACTTGCTGAG CTGGAAAAAGGTGTAGATGGCTTGTTTGATAGCTTTGCAAGGCTTGACACACGTATTTCAAGTGTTGGACAGACTGCTGCCAAAATAGGAGACCATTTGCAG AGTGCAGATGCTCAGAGGGAAACAGCTAGTCAAACAATAGAGCTCATAAAG TACATGATGGAATTCAATGGCAGCCCAGGTGACTTAATGGAACTTTCACCTCTGTTTTCGGATGACAGCCGTGTTGCTGAGGCGGCTTCAATTGCGCAGAAGTTAC GGTCATTTGCTGAGGAAGATATTGGAAGACAAGACTTAACTGTAACATCAGTCATGGGAAATGCAACTGCAAGCCGAGGATTAGAAGTTGCAGTCACTAATCTTCAGGACTACTGCAATG AACTGGAGAATAGATTGTTGGCTCGGTTTGATGCAGCATCACAGAAACGAGAATTATCTACCATGGCAGAATGTGCAAAATTTTTATCTCAG TTCAACAGGGGCACTAGCGCCATGCAACATTATGTGGCAACACGTCCAATGTTCATTGATGTGGAAGTCATGAATGCAGACTCTAGATTGGTTCTTGGTGATCAGGGTTCTCAAGCTAGTCCTAGCAATGTTGCTCGTGGACTCTCTTCCTTGTTCAAAGAAATCACAG ACACTGTCCGTAAAGAAGCAGCTACAATTATGGCAGTATTCCCATCTCCTAATGATGTCATGTCCATTTTGGTTCAG AGAGTTTTAGAGCAACGAGTTACAGCTCTTTTAGATAAATTGTTAGTGAAACCATCTCTTGTGAATTTACCTCCCATGGAAGAAGGCGGACTTTTATTA TATCTCAGAATGCTAGCGGTGGCATATGAGAAGACTCAGGAACTTGCAAGAGACCTGCGAGCTGTTGGATGTGGTGACTTGGATGTTGAGG GCCTCACAGagtctcttttctcttctcacaAGGATGAATATCCTGAACATGAGCAGGCCTCTCTTAGACAACTATACCAAGCTAAG ATGGAAGAACTGCGTGCTGAGAGCCAGCAGCCTTCTGAATCAACTGGGACTATTGGGCGCTCAAAAGGGGCTTCTGCAGCATCTTCCCACCAGCAGATATCTGTTACTGTTGTGACAGAATTTGTGCGGTGGAATGAGGAAGCAATATCAAGATGCACTTTGTTTTCATCTCTG CCTGCTACCCTTGCAGCCAATGTGAAAGCAGTGTTCACTTGCTTGCTAGACCAA gtAGGGCAATATATAACAGAAGGTCTTGAACGAGCTAGAGATGGTCTCACTGAAGCTGCAACTTTAAGAGAACGGTTTGTGCTGGGAACGAGTGTTAGTAGAAGGGTGGCTGCTGCAGCTGCTTCTGCT GCagaggctgctgctgctgctggtgagAGCAGTTTCAGATCTTTCATGGTTGCTGTACAACGGTGTGGAAGTAGTGTGGCTATAGTACAGCAA TGTTTTGCAAATTCTATATCTCGCCTTTTACTACCTGTGGATGGTGCACATGCTGCTTCATGTGAAGAAATGGCAACAGCTATGTCCACTGCAGAGGCTGCAGCATATAAAGGGCTTCAACAGTGCATTGAAACAGTTATGGCTGAG GTAGAGCGATTGCTACCAGCTGAACAAAAGGCAACAGATTATAGGTCACCTGATGATGGAATGGCTCCTGACCATCGTCCAACAAATGCTTGCACAAA AGTTGTGGCATATCTTTCACGTGTGCTTGAGGCTGCATTCACTGCATTGGAAGGTCTTAACAAACAAGCATTCCTCACGGAATTG GGAAATCGCTTGCACAAGGGGCTGCTGAATCATTGGCAGAAGTTCACTTTTAATCCCAG TGGAGGATTGCGGTTGAAACGTGATATAACTGAGTATGGAGAATTTGTGCGAAGTTTTAATGCCCCTTCTGTTGATGAGAAGTTTGAGTTGTTGGGCAT AATGGCCAATGTCTTTATTGTTGCTCCTGAAAGTCTTTCCACTTTGTTCGAGGGTACCCCCAGCATACGCAAAGATGCACAAAG GTTTATTCAGCTTAGAGAGGACTACAAGAGTGCTAAACTTGCATCAAGACTTGGTTCCCTTGTGGACAAGCTCTAG
- the LOC7457359 gene encoding WRKY transcription factor 22 produces MEDIDWDLHAVVRGCTTSTSTSTTATTTINSNSNRNGTTSGYRSDYYPQYSCFSGFGSEQVGHLFSHPDPFETRNVIGELDELYKPFFPKTQPLLYSPQACTPISSFSSFASFNKDLQTQPKQQQKKSQPKQSLAGSVTSSGNSHTPRSKRRKNQLKKVCQVPAEALSSDVWAWRKYGQKPIKGSPYPRGYYRCSSSKGCLARKQVERNRSDPGMFIVTYTAEHNHPAPTHRNSLAGSTRQKTSTPQAGTSNDSNKPSSPAQPTCSSPATSLEDELLVQSTTDTELSREEKDITEDDDEDELAGFSEIAVSDDFFAGLEEFVVPATGFFSDHFPASFGLPWHANNNAATAAGSI; encoded by the exons ATGGAGGATATTGATTGGGATCTTCATGCTGTGGTCAGAGGCTGCACCACCTCTACCTCCACATCCACCACAGCCACAACCACcatcaacagcaacagcaacagaaACGGCACTACGAGTGGTTATAGATCAGATTATTATCCTCAATATTCTTGCTTTTCTGGTTTTGGCAGTGAGCAAGTTGGCCATCTTTTCTCTCATCCAGATCCCTTTGAAACAAGAAATGTTATTGGAGAACTGGATGAGCTTTACAAGCCATTTTTCCCCAAAACTCAGCCCCTCCTTTATTCTCCACAAGCCTGCACACCTATCTCTTCGTTTTCTTCGTTTGCCAGTTTTAACAAGGATTTACAAACCCAGCCAAAACAACAGCAAAAAAAGTCACAGCCTAAGCAGTCTCTTGCCGGTTCTGTGACTAGCAGTGGAAATTCTCACACACCTCGATCCAAAAGAAG AAAGAACCAGTTAAAGAAAGTATGCCAAGTACCAGCAGAGGCTCTATCTTCAGATGTGTGGGCATGGCGTAAATATGGGCAAAAACCAATCAAAGGCTCTCCATATCCAAG GGGCTATTACAGATGCAGCAGCTCAAAAGGGTGTTTGGCCCGGAAACAAGTGGAGAGAAACAGATCCGACCCAGGAATGTTCATAGTGACGTACACAGCAGAGCACAACCACCCTGCCCCTACACACAGAAACTCTCTAGCAGGTAGCACGCGTCAGAAGACCTCAACACCACAAGCTGGTACATCTAACGATTCTAACAAACCATCATCGCCAGCCCAACCCACTTGCTCATCTCCAGCAACTTCCCTGGAAGATGAGCTACTAGTTCAAAGTACTACGGACACAGAATTAAGCAGAGAAGAGAAAGATATAACGGAAGACGACGATGAAGATGAGCTTGCTGGATTCTCAGAGATAGCTGTTAGTGATGATTTCTTTGCGGGTTTGGAGGAATTTGTTGTTCCGGCTACCGGATTTTTCTCTGATCATTTTCCTGCAAGTTTTGGTCTGCCTTGGCATGCTAACAATAATGCTGCCACGGCAGCCGGAAGTATCTGA